From Bacillus basilensis, a single genomic window includes:
- a CDS encoding YtzH-like family protein, with the protein MPINQQHQLEVLKDILVNHQSDCCGTVSECEQLERLIQSLLANDNISSDAKTMLNDVYSYSQSGKSSSNLDNHISNNQEQLTQWIAGMDNFS; encoded by the coding sequence ATGCCAATTAATCAACAACATCAATTAGAAGTGCTGAAAGATATTTTAGTCAATCACCAAAGTGATTGTTGCGGGACAGTTTCTGAATGCGAGCAATTAGAGCGTCTCATTCAATCGTTACTCGCAAACGATAATATAAGTAGTGACGCTAAAACAATGCTAAACGATGTATATTCTTATAGTCAATCGGGTAAATCTTCCTCTAATTTGGACAACCACATTTCCAATAATCAAGAACAACTTACTCAGTGGATTGCTGGAATGGACAATTTTTCTTAA
- a CDS encoding phosphotransferase family protein, with product MNMEWLEQLLGKEWSLVPAGGVTGDAYIAQNGQQKLFLKRNTSPFLAVLSAEGIVPKLLWTRRVTNGDVISAQKWLPGQKLEPEDMKLERVAKLLKKIHSSKALVQMIQRLGKQPLHAQELLQQLQLVLRGDIRDDETIQQGLQYLMGSLKDIEYNEFVVCHCDVNHNNWLLSNEDELFLIDWDGAVIADPALDLGMLLYWYIPRHEWSEWLGYYDIEMDESLLRRMRWYVIAQTILSIQWHTTKKQQAEAEYWHQYLQQLLASE from the coding sequence ATGAATATGGAATGGTTGGAACAATTATTAGGAAAAGAGTGGAGTCTTGTACCGGCTGGTGGAGTAACGGGCGATGCATATATTGCGCAAAACGGACAACAGAAGTTATTTTTAAAGCGGAATACATCGCCCTTTTTAGCGGTATTGTCAGCAGAAGGAATTGTTCCAAAATTACTTTGGACAAGAAGGGTAACAAACGGTGATGTAATTTCTGCTCAAAAATGGCTTCCGGGACAGAAGCTAGAGCCAGAGGATATGAAACTAGAACGTGTTGCAAAACTTTTGAAGAAAATACACTCCTCTAAAGCACTTGTACAGATGATTCAAAGACTTGGGAAGCAGCCGCTTCACGCACAAGAGTTATTACAACAACTGCAACTCGTTTTAAGAGGAGATATAAGGGATGATGAAACAATTCAGCAAGGGCTTCAATATTTAATGGGTTCATTAAAAGATATTGAATACAATGAATTCGTTGTATGCCATTGTGATGTAAACCATAACAACTGGCTATTGTCGAATGAAGATGAGTTGTTTTTAATTGATTGGGATGGAGCTGTAATTGCTGACCCAGCTTTAGACCTTGGTATGTTATTATATTGGTACATTCCGCGCCATGAATGGAGTGAGTGGCTCGGTTATTATGATATTGAAATGGATGAATCGCTGCTTAGGCGTATGAGATGGTATGTGATAGCACAAACGATTTTGTCTATTCAATGGCATACAACAAAAAAGCAGCAAGCAGAAGCTGAATATTGGCATCAATATTTACAGCAACTACTTGCTTCAGAGTAA